One stretch of Marinobacterium iners DNA includes these proteins:
- a CDS encoding HD-GYP domain-containing protein, whose protein sequence is MERWNLAGTTGMKLSELISALSHALDMTEGQPPGHCMGCCWIGMHLADQLGLDDAARWELYYTLLLKDLGCSSNAARICQLYGTDDLGFKRDFKWVNGSLTQVIRFLLQHTGRDAGVAERFKRLLNIARNGESIATELIATRCERGASIARDLGFSESVAAGIHSLDEHWSGTGQPEQRSGEAIPLYSRVALLAQVVEVFHAAAGPDAALDEARARSGHWFDPALVKALEQAAESADFWSMLASPELPERVLALSPAGHEIEVNEDYLDRVAAAFGQVVDAKSPYTAGHSERVALYTDLIAEQLDIEPQRRRWLRRGALLHDIGKLGVSNSILDKPGKLDADEWQQVQNHARFTEEILSRIGVFSELAQVAGAHHERLDGKGYPKQLKAEQITRETRIITTADIFDAITAERPYRGAIPVAQALEMMAENLHTAIDADCFAALKAAIQELDVAEVNAGAGL, encoded by the coding sequence ATGGAACGCTGGAATCTGGCCGGTACCACCGGCATGAAACTGTCAGAGCTGATCAGTGCATTGTCGCATGCGCTGGACATGACCGAGGGGCAACCACCGGGGCATTGCATGGGCTGTTGCTGGATTGGTATGCATCTGGCGGATCAGCTGGGCCTGGATGACGCTGCACGCTGGGAGCTGTATTACACGCTTTTACTGAAAGACTTGGGCTGCAGCAGCAATGCCGCGCGTATCTGTCAGCTGTATGGCACGGATGATCTTGGCTTCAAGCGTGACTTCAAATGGGTTAACGGTAGCCTGACGCAGGTGATCAGGTTTCTGCTGCAGCATACCGGGCGTGATGCCGGTGTTGCCGAACGTTTCAAGCGGCTGTTGAATATTGCCCGCAACGGTGAATCCATTGCCACTGAGCTGATTGCGACCCGCTGCGAACGGGGTGCGTCCATTGCGCGTGATCTGGGTTTCAGTGAGTCGGTAGCGGCCGGTATTCATTCATTGGATGAACACTGGAGTGGAACAGGTCAGCCTGAACAGCGGTCCGGTGAGGCCATTCCGTTGTATTCACGCGTGGCGCTACTGGCGCAGGTGGTGGAGGTGTTCCATGCCGCGGCCGGGCCTGATGCAGCGCTGGATGAGGCGCGAGCGCGCAGCGGCCACTGGTTTGATCCGGCATTGGTGAAAGCCCTTGAGCAGGCAGCAGAGTCGGCTGACTTCTGGTCGATGCTGGCCAGCCCAGAGCTGCCTGAACGCGTGCTGGCTCTGTCGCCGGCAGGACATGAAATTGAGGTGAATGAAGACTACCTGGACCGAGTGGCTGCAGCCTTTGGTCAGGTAGTGGATGCCAAAAGTCCCTACACCGCCGGTCACAGCGAGCGAGTGGCGCTCTATACCGATCTGATAGCCGAGCAGTTGGATATCGAGCCGCAACGGCGCCGCTGGCTTCGACGTGGTGCACTGCTGCACGATATCGGTAAGCTGGGCGTGAGTAACAGCATTCTCGACAAACCTGGCAAGCTGGATGCGGATGAATGGCAACAGGTACAGAATCATGCCCGCTTTACGGAAGAGATTCTGTCGCGTATTGGCGTATTCAGCGAATTGGCACAGGTGGCTGGCGCTCACCATGAACGGCTGGATGGCAAGGGATATCCCAAACAGCTCAAGGCAGAACAGATCACGCGGGAAACCCGGATTATCACAACCGCAGACATCTTCGATGCCATTACGGCTGAACGCCCCTATCGAGGAGCCATTCCGGTAGCACAGGCACTGGAGATGATGGCGGAGAACTTGCACACGGCAATCGATGCCGACTGTTTTGCAGCGCTGAAAGCCGCGATTCAGGAACTGGATGTCGCTGAAGTGAATGCAGGAGCGGGATTGTGA